A genomic stretch from Falco cherrug isolate bFalChe1 chromosome 1, bFalChe1.pri, whole genome shotgun sequence includes:
- the HRK gene encoding activator of apoptosis harakiri, giving the protein MCPCALHGGPPAPCPCSPGRAARPSAAARLVAARLRRLGDELEQRAARRKARGRGPWAGRRLAAVLCLLCALTPAAALAWLSRRRSL; this is encoded by the coding sequence ATGTGCCCCTGCGCGCTGCACGGCGGCCCCCCCGcgccctgcccctgcagccccggccGCGCCGCACGGCCCTcggccgccgcccgcctggTCGCCGCCCGCCTGCGCCGCCTGGGCGATGAGCTGGAGcagcgggcggcgcggcgcaAGGCTCGGGGCCGCGGCCCCTGGGCCGGCCGCCGCCTGGCCGCCgtgctgtgcctgctgtgcGCCCTCACGCCCGCGGCCGCGCTGGCCTGGCTGAGCCGCAGGAGGAGCCTCTAG